One region of Qipengyuania gaetbuli genomic DNA includes:
- the folE gene encoding GTP cyclohydrolase I FolE → MSSLVGPDEDDPRGKPPVPEHVQEAIRTLIEWTGDDPTREGLVDTPARVARAWKEYCLGYGEDPGYHLSRVFEEVGGYNEIVLLKDIPFQSHCEHHMAPIIGKAAIAYLPNDRVVGISKLARVLHGFARRLQVQERLTAEVADCIWEHLQPQGVAVVIEAAHSCMTARGVRTPGVGMITSRMMGTFLEDQRSRKEVLSLMGYG, encoded by the coding sequence ATGAGCAGCCTTGTAGGACCGGACGAAGACGACCCGCGCGGCAAGCCGCCCGTGCCCGAACACGTTCAGGAAGCGATCCGTACGCTGATCGAGTGGACCGGCGACGACCCGACCCGCGAAGGACTGGTCGATACGCCCGCGCGCGTCGCGCGCGCGTGGAAAGAATACTGTCTCGGCTACGGCGAAGACCCCGGCTACCACCTAAGCCGCGTGTTCGAGGAAGTCGGCGGCTACAACGAGATCGTGCTGCTCAAGGACATTCCCTTCCAGTCGCATTGCGAACACCACATGGCCCCGATCATCGGCAAGGCGGCGATCGCCTACCTGCCGAACGACCGCGTGGTGGGCATTTCCAAACTCGCCCGCGTGCTCCACGGCTTCGCCCGCCGCCTGCAGGTGCAGGAACGCCTGACCGCCGAAGTGGCAGACTGCATCTGGGAACACCTCCAGCCGCAGGGCGTGGCTGTGGTGATCGAGGCAGCGCACAGCTGCATGACCGCGCGCGGCGTGCGCACGCCGGGCGTTGGCATGATCACCAGCCGGATGATGGGCACCTTCCTCGAAGATCAGCGCAGCCGCAAGGAAGTGCTCAGCCTGATGGGTTACGGCTGA